The Borrelia puertoricensis genome contains the following window.
CTCTATCTCCAGATAATTGCAACCTAGATAATTTACTATTTTGTCTATTATTAATATTCCAAACTCTAATAAGTTCAATTATTGCTTCTTGTTTTATATATTGATAAGTAAATAACTGGTCAATAGGATTTCCCGCAAGATCAACTCCTTCTTTAAATGCTGATACTCTCTCAAGACCTGTTTCGTTAAGATAAGAATAAAAATTAATATTTGCACCTCTAAGTTTAGTTATTACTTCATCATCAACAAGTGGTCTTGCAGCAAGATTCATGCCATATGGATTTACACTGTGAAACATACAAGCTTCATATAAATATCGACTTATAAATTTAAGATGTAGATTATCTCGCTTATTACTATAAATAGCTATATTATTTGTTTTCTCTAGGGAGCTTTTATCTTTAAATATTTCTTTTATTTCACTCTCTTTAGTAGAAAAAACAAAAAAAGTATCTGGCATCTTGAATTTCAAGTAATCATCTTTGTATACAACTAGCCCATCATCACCATTATTATCTTTATCATAAGTATTAATTAGAACAACAAATGAGTGTCTGTGTGTTTTAAGATAAGTTTTAATAGTCTCAGGTTTATCTTTATAAATAAAGAGCATAGCAGATTTTAATGCTACACTGGGAGAGTTAAAGAAATCAGACATAGCATTCTTTAATAGTTCCTTTTCTTTAGTAAATTCATCTTGTCCATTTCCATTTTCTTTTTCTAATGCTTCTATTTGCTTTTCATAGTTATTTATTGTAAGATTTAAGACTTTATAATTTGCACTATCTTTATTCACATTAATTTTTAATGTTTTATAAACTAGTAACGGAGAATAATAGTTTATTGTTGTGTTATGTACTTTATTACTAATTAAATTTACACTAATTGTATCTTGTGGCAAAGTATTACTCCTTCCTTTCAAATATTTGGATTCCAGCTTTAAAACTAGCTGATGAGCTATAAGCAGTGTTACTACATTTTGTTCCCAAAGTAATGAGACCTGTATTTTGCATATTAGATGTTGGACGTATATATATATTGAGATGTTTTATGTAGTCAGGTTCATGAGCGTCCTTAACTGTGTATTTATTTACTCTGTTATGTAAAAATTCTTTAAGCAAACTATATAAAGTCAACATTCTATTGTAAGCATCATAGTCATTTGAATTTATTACAAGAGAGATAATAAATATTTGGAAGTTAATATTAAACTCACAAATATTATCATAAAAAGTACCATAATGAGAGTTGTGAGCAAGTAAGCCATCTTCAGATGTAAATTTAAATGCAATAATATTAGGTTCGCTCGTAGTTATATTAGAGAGTAGATATGGATGATTATATGTATTAATAACCTTACATATGTTTTCACTTTTAGCATGAGCATATTCTTTAAAGTCATTTAGTATTTTAATTATATGCATAAGTATAACCTCTAACCCAATAAGCACTCAATTCACCTTATAACTAATCTCATTTAGCATTCGTGAAGTATCAACAAGAGTAATTTCTGGATTACCACTACCTTTTTTTCGTTTTTGCTTAATTGTATTTGGACTAAGTTCAGGCTTGATTTTATTTGACAATACATAATTTTGATAATAAGTTATAAATGCTTCTCCAATGGCACTCATTCCAGATCTAGGATCACGTTTAAATTCATTTTTTATATAATCATTACTGATATATTCTCTAAACTCACAACTAGCAGCAACTTCACTTAAATGTTTACGTACTGGTAAATTATTAGCGCCAATCTCATGCATGCGTGCAACATTAGCTCTGCCCCCAAACCAACCAACCTCTAACTCTATTTCCATACAATATCCTTTAAAATTAGTGTTTGGTAACCAATAGAAGAGTCAATACTTACTATTTCGTAATAATTATCACCTATAGAAAT
Protein-coding sequences here:
- a CDS encoding DUF764 family protein; protein product: MHIIKILNDFKEYAHAKSENICKVINTYNHPYLLSNITTSEPNIIAFKFTSEDGLLAHNSHYGTFYDNICEFNINFQIFIISLVINSNDYDAYNRMLTLYSLLKEFLHNRVNKYTVKDAHEPDYIKHLNIYIRPTSNMQNTGLITLGTKCSNTAYSSSASFKAGIQIFERKE
- a CDS encoding DUF787 family protein, which gives rise to MPQDTISVNLISNKVHNTTINYYSPLLVYKTLKINVNKDSANYKVLNLTINNYEKQIEALEKENGNGQDEFTKEKELLKNAMSDFFNSPSVALKSAMLFIYKDKPETIKTYLKTHRHSFVVLINTYDKDNNGDDGLVVYKDDYLKFKMPDTFFVFSTKESEIKEIFKDKSSLEKTNNIAIYSNKRDNLHLKFISRYLYEACMFHSVNPYGMNLAARPLVDDEVITKLRGANINFYSYLNETGLERVSAFKEGVDLAGNPIDQLFTYQYIKQEAIIELIRVWNINNRQNSKLSRLQLSGDRDNAYTSAIECLLKRYIERGLIVSYSNLNIILSPSPQLKLELTIDITYNYSINSLSFIITTKDITDYLNKLEN